ATACTTTTTGGCTTAGCATTTCGGTAGGATGTCCATCGTAGCTTACCTTCATACTCTGATCAAAGGATTCAATCGACAGCACGTTTATTTTTATTTCCAAAGAGATATTACGACTATCGAGGAATTCCAAAAATTCCTTAGAGGAATGGCTCAAGGCTACTAATATCACTTTATCACCGGGTTGGCAATCTGCTAGTTTTTGGTGAGCTGGAGTGATGATGTTGCCATCCTTGTCAGGAATAGGCGAGCCGTGTGGATCTATCTTAGGATACTCCATCAATTCGTCCATTCTGTCAAAAAGTGCCGGGGCTTTAATATGCTCGACCTGTTCAGCGATTTCGTGCACCTCTTCCCATCCGAATCCCATTTTTTCTACAAGAAACATTTCAGTCAGACGATGTTTGCGAATGATCAGGGCAGCTGCCTTTTTACCTGCCTCGGTTAGTTTGAGCGGTTTGTATTTTTCATACCTCACCCAGCCATGCTGTTGCAGGTTTTTGACCATGCTGTTGGCAGTGGGTTTACTCACTTCTAGCGTAGTGCTCAAATCAGAGATGTTTACTTCTCCATTGTCATTAGCTAGGTTAAATAAGGCTTTGAGATAGTTTTCTACCGTTGCGGATACCATGAGCGATCTAAACTTTCAGCAATTATATAAAAAACCATTCAAATAAATTTGTTAGACGAGTCTAACATATTATTTTTGCTTGCATAATATAATAATTTAGATTATCCTGATGATAAACAACACTTTTAGCAAGTGGTTAATGGCAGTAATAATGGTTGTCGTGTGTCTTAGTGCACAAGCGCAAATGGTAATTATTAAAGGGCAGGTGGTCTCCGGAGAATCGCCTGTTGAATTTGCTCATGTAATTTTGAAGGGTACGCAGACCGGTACAGTAGCGGATGAAAGTGGAAATTACCAAATGGTAAAAATTCCTGCTGGTACGTATAGCGTTGAAGCTGTTGCTATGGGGTATCATAGGACTGAACAAACCATTACTGTTCAAAGTGGTGAAGTGGCAATTCTGAATTTCACTTTGGAAGAAAATAGTGCTACGTTAGGAGAGGTGGTGATCTCCGGAACTATGAAAGAAGTTTCAAAGCTAGAAAGCCCAGTGCCGGTTGAAGTCTATTCGCCAGCATTTTTCAAAGCCAATCCAACACCTTCAATATTTGAGTCTTTGCAAAACGTTAATGGTGTTCGTCCACAGCTCAACTGCAATGTCTGCAACACCGGAGATATCCATATCAATGGATTGGAAGGGCCTTACACCATGGTGTTGATTGATGGAATGCCCATTGTGAGTGGATTGTCTACCGTCTATGGACTGACAGGAATACCACAGTCGCTTATCGAACGAATGGAAATCGTAAAGGGACCGGCTTCGACCTTGTATGGCTCAGAGGCTGTGGGAGGTTTGGTCAACATTATTACAAAAAAGCCGTCTTCAGCGCCCTTGGTGTCTGCTGATGTATTTGCCACGAGTTGGGCCGAAGTAAACACTGACTTGGGGGTGCGCTATGATCTCGGGAAAAAAATCTCATCTCTTTTGGGAATCAACTACTTCAACTATCAGAACCCAATCGATAATAATAAGGATGGGTTTACAGATGTGACGTTGCAGAATAGAATTTCTGTCTTCAATAAGTTTAACATTGATCGAAAAGACGGTCGTGTATTTTCATTGGCAGGTCGCTATGTCTACGAAGATCGCTGGGGAGGCGAGATGGATTGGACTAAAGAATACAGAGGTGGTGATGAAATCTATGGAGAGAGTATTTATACCAGTCGTTGGGAGACCTTTGGTATCTATCAGTTACCCACCGAAGAGTTTGTCAATTTTCAATTTAGCGCCAACGGGCATAATCAAAACTCGGTCTATGGCAGTACTTCGTATATCGCCGATCAGTATATCGTATTTGGTCAGCTGACTTGGAACAAAATCTTGGGTGCACATGATGTGCTTACTGGTCTCGCCTATAGATATACTTACTACGATGACAACACACCAGCTACAGCTAGTGCCGATGCCAGCAATCCCAAAAATGAGCCATCTGTGACCCACCTACCCGGATTATTCGTGCAAGATGAGATCAAACTTAGTGAGCAAAATAAGTTGTTACTCGGGGCACGCTACGACTACAACAGTGTGCACGGTAGTATTTTGAGCCCAAGGATCAATTACAAATGGTCGTCAGTAAATAAAAAGAATGTTTTGCGTGTCAGTGCGGGTAATGGCTACCGTGTGGCCAATGTATTTACTGAGGACCATGCAGCACTAACAGGTGCCAGAACGGTGGAGTTTGAAGGTGAGCTTCGCCCGGAAACCTCCTGGAATGGAAATATCAATTTTGTGAAAAAGATTTATACTTCTAGCGGATTGTTTATTGGGTTGGATGCCAGTGTGTTTTATACCTATTTCACTAATCAGATTTTACCGGACTATGAATCTGATCCAAACAAGATCATCTATAGCAATCTGGACGGGTCTTCAGTTTCTCAAGGTGTTTCCTTTAATGTAGACATGGCCTGGGAGAGTGGACTTAAAATCATCGCCGGAGGAACGCTCATGGATGTATCTGTTGAGGAAAATGGGGAGAAATTCAGGCAATTGCTCACTGAGCGGTTTCAGGGAGTTTGGAGTGTGGGTTATTCATTTGATAAGCTAGGACTGGTGGTAGATTATACAGGTAATTTGTACGGACCTATGCGATTGCCTCTTTTGGGTGATCTGGATAATCGTTCAGAATATTCCCCTTGGTGGAGTATTCAAAATATTCAACTTACAAAAATTCTCGGGGACAAATGGGAAGTATATGGAGGGGTAAAAAACCTACTCAATTTCACTCCACCGGCAAATAGTATTGCTCGATCATTCGATCCTTTTGATGAGGGTGTAGTGTTTGATGGCAATGGACAGGTGGTACCTACGCCTAATAATCCCAATGCGTTAACTTTTGATCCAAGTTATGTGTATGCGCCCAATCAAGGGATTCGAGGTTTTTTAGGGGCTAGGTTTACTTTTAGATAGGTGATTCATGATTGGTTCGCGAACTATAATAATTTGGGTCATAGCACCGCTGTTATTTCCATTTCTGACTTACAGTCAGCCCAACGTCTACACTTTTGATCAACTGGATAGTTTACAGCAAATTTCCAAAAGGAAGCTGGTAGTTTTTATTCATACCGACTGGTGTAAATATTGTGAAGCTATGGAGAATACTTCTTTTAGAAATAAAGAGGTAGCCCGAAAACTGAATGACTCCTTTTGGTTTATCAAGCTCAATGCAGAGTCTAAAGAAGATATTGGATTTAGTGGGCGTGTGTTTCGTTTCAAACCTTCAGGTGTGAATACGGGCACTCACGAATTGGCCAAAGAATTAGGAACACAGCATGGAAAATTGTCTTACCCTTCGCTTTGTATTTTGAATCCGAATTATCAGATTCTATTTCAGTATAATCAGTTTCTTTCGGCTGATCAATTGCTTGAGATTCTGGAAGGCATTTAACGCTAAGATTTAAACAAAAAACTCCCGCCTGATTGCTCAAGCGGGAGTTGATATTTTTACTACCTTGAGGTTCTCGAATGTGTCATCCTGAGGCTCTCGAAGGTGTCATCCTGAGGTTCTCGAAGGATTATAGTTCCAAAGCGTCGTTCATTTTTCTAACGGCAGCAGCACTTGCTTCGAATTTTGCTTTCTCTTCATCGTTGAGATCCAATTCGATTACCTTCTCCCATCCATTTCTCCCAAGGATGACAGGCACGCCGATACAAATATCTTTTTGCCCGTACTCACCTTCTAGGTATACAGAACATGGCATCATGATTTTTTTGTCTCTGATGATAGCTTCTACCACTTCAGCACCTGCTGCTCCAGGAGCATACCACGCAGAAGTACCTAATAAGCCGGTCAATGTAGCACCGCCAACCATAGTATCAGCAGATACTTGCTCCATTCTCTCTGCAGAGATATAGTCAGAAGCAGGTGTAGAGTTGTAAGATGCAAGTCTTGTCAAAGGAATCATAGTCGTGTCACCATGTCCGCCGATTACCATACCTTTCACATCGTTAGGGTTGCAATCCAAGGCCTCAGACAATCTGTACTTGAATCTTGCGCTGTCCAAAGTACCACCCATACCGATTACTTTGTTTTTAGCCAATCCGCTAGTTTTAGCAGACAAGTAAGTCATGGTATCCATTGGGTTACTGATTACTACCAATACCGCATCAGGAGAGTGTTTAACTAAGTTCTCAGTTACCGACTTCACAATTCCTGCGTTCGTACCGATCAATTCTTCTCTAGTCATTCCTGGCTTTCTAGGAATACCTGAAGTAATTACTACTACAGAAGATCCGGCTGTCTTAGAATAATCGCCCGTAGTACCAATTACTTTGGCGTTGAAACCATTAAGCGTGGCACATTGGTTAAGGTCCATGGCCTTACCTTCAGCAAAACCTTCTTTGATATCAAGGATCACTACTTCATCAGCCAATTCTTTCATGGCTACGTACTCAGCTACACTGGCGCCTACGTTTCCGGCACCTACTACGGTTACTTTCATCTTGTTTGTATTTTTATAATTCTAAATTAGGGATCTTTCGTGCCGCAAAAATAGCCAAATATTAGGCTTAATTGGAATAAAGAAATGATTTCTTAATCTAGTGCTAGATTTTTCCCTGGTAGACTTTGCTTAGCTCGAAAAAGCCAAAGTGAGACTTGTAGGTTTTGAAAAGCTGTGTGGTATACTCGTTGTAGATTTCCGAGAAGGCACTCATCATTTTGGCCTTCACTTCAGGGTGCGACTGAAAAATTTCTAAAATGTTGATCTGAGGAATAACGTAAAGCTGTGCTTTCTCAGATGTGATCACTGTGGTGTAAATTCTTTTGGCGTCTTCGATCAAACTGTTATCTCCGAATATGCCACCACGGTAGGTCTCTGCCAGTTGCTCGAATTTGTCATTCACATCTATGGAGAGAGCGACAGATCCTCTTTTGATTACATACAAGGCATGGCTGGGGTCTCCAGAAAAGAAAACTACTTCATCCTGCTGGTATGTACGCAGGTACATGCTAGGAAGAAATAAAGCCAATTCATCTTCATCCAATTTTTCAAAGTGCCTGGTCTGCGCCATAAAGGCGATGAGATCAAGTTCTTCTTTGCTGTATTTTTTCTTGAATGGATTAAACATGATTGGTCATTTTGATGAGCAACAGGTTTTTAGTGTTTGAAGTGATTTTGTATCGATCGTCGATTCGATAGCCAGCTACCCAAATGATATCATGATCAGATTCGAACAGCATAACCCTTGATTTCAAGTTTACGGGAATTTTCTCATCAATCATAAAATCGCTAAGCTTTTTTTTGCCTTTCATGCCTAAAGGATAAAAACTATCTCCTTGTTCCCAATTTCTCACTTTTAGCGGGAATTTGACCAAATCCGCATCGAGACAAGCCACCTGACCGTCTTTTGGCCAGTCCTTCTGAGCAGCGACACGTTCAATGCTAAAATCGGCCCAAGGGGTGGTTATTTGATTTGGAAAGTCTGTTATGGTAAGGAGAAAATTTTTAGTCTCTCCTTTAGGAGTGATTTGAAGTTTGCTTCGATCAGTCGTTAGTGCATAATCCGATGACAAGTATTGTTTTCCCGAGGTTTTCGATAAGCCTTCAGCTATTGAAAAGCATTGATCTAAATTGAAACCAAAGGGTTTTAGAATTTCTATCAGAATAGCTAATCCACCATTTTCTTCATCAAACCATGATAGCTCCAGCGAATAGGAGTCTTGATACTTGGATAAGTATTGTGATTTGATTGTACTGGCTTGGTGCAATAGCAGTTTTTCTAAAGCTTCAAATCTTTTGCTGTTATTGGTCAGGGTCTGCTCCAGTCCGGGGTTAAGTTGTTTGAGTTCGGGAATCACATTCAAGCGCAAGCGATTCCGGCTGTATTTGTCCTCTTGATTGGATACATCCTCTCGCCAGGGTAGTTGATGCTTCTTCGCGTAGGCTTCAATGTCCGCTTTGGGAATGGAAAGCAGTGGTCTTCGGATTTGATCATTTTTGAGTGGGATACCTCGGAGCCCAGCAATACCTGTTCCTTTGGTCATATTATATAGCATAGTTTCTACCTGATCATTGGCATGATGGGCCGTAACAAGATAATCATATCCCTGATCCTTCATCACTTCGTCAAACCATGCATACCGCAATGCTCTAGCGGCCAACTGTGTAGATAGTTTTTTCTCTTTTGCAAACGCTTTAGTGTCAAAGGCTTTGCTGTAAAATGGGATCTTGTGCATTTTGGCAAAAGCCTCCACAAACTCCTCATCAGCATCTGAATCTGTTCCTCTCAACTGGAAATTGCAATGAGCTACTGCAATATGAAAATCAAGTTGAAATAGAAGGTGAGTCAATACCATAGAATCCAGCCCCCCGCTCAATGCAATTAATAGTTTGTCTTCTTTACTGAACAGA
The sequence above is drawn from the Reichenbachiella sp. genome and encodes:
- a CDS encoding metal-dependent transcriptional regulator, yielding MVSATVENYLKALFNLANDNGEVNISDLSTTLEVSKPTANSMVKNLQQHGWVRYEKYKPLKLTEAGKKAAALIIRKHRLTEMFLVEKMGFGWEEVHEIAEQVEHIKAPALFDRMDELMEYPKIDPHGSPIPDKDGNIITPAHQKLADCQPGDKVILVALSHSSKEFLEFLDSRNISLEIKINVLSIESFDQSMKVSYDGHPTEMLSQKVCERLLVKKV
- a CDS encoding TonB-dependent receptor: MAVIMVVVCLSAQAQMVIIKGQVVSGESPVEFAHVILKGTQTGTVADESGNYQMVKIPAGTYSVEAVAMGYHRTEQTITVQSGEVAILNFTLEENSATLGEVVISGTMKEVSKLESPVPVEVYSPAFFKANPTPSIFESLQNVNGVRPQLNCNVCNTGDIHINGLEGPYTMVLIDGMPIVSGLSTVYGLTGIPQSLIERMEIVKGPASTLYGSEAVGGLVNIITKKPSSAPLVSADVFATSWAEVNTDLGVRYDLGKKISSLLGINYFNYQNPIDNNKDGFTDVTLQNRISVFNKFNIDRKDGRVFSLAGRYVYEDRWGGEMDWTKEYRGGDEIYGESIYTSRWETFGIYQLPTEEFVNFQFSANGHNQNSVYGSTSYIADQYIVFGQLTWNKILGAHDVLTGLAYRYTYYDDNTPATASADASNPKNEPSVTHLPGLFVQDEIKLSEQNKLLLGARYDYNSVHGSILSPRINYKWSSVNKKNVLRVSAGNGYRVANVFTEDHAALTGARTVEFEGELRPETSWNGNINFVKKIYTSSGLFIGLDASVFYTYFTNQILPDYESDPNKIIYSNLDGSSVSQGVSFNVDMAWESGLKIIAGGTLMDVSVEENGEKFRQLLTERFQGVWSVGYSFDKLGLVVDYTGNLYGPMRLPLLGDLDNRSEYSPWWSIQNIQLTKILGDKWEVYGGVKNLLNFTPPANSIARSFDPFDEGVVFDGNGQVVPTPNNPNALTFDPSYVYAPNQGIRGFLGARFTFR
- a CDS encoding thioredoxin family protein; this encodes MIGSRTIIIWVIAPLLFPFLTYSQPNVYTFDQLDSLQQISKRKLVVFIHTDWCKYCEAMENTSFRNKEVARKLNDSFWFIKLNAESKEDIGFSGRVFRFKPSGVNTGTHELAKELGTQHGKLSYPSLCILNPNYQILFQYNQFLSADQLLEILEGI
- the mdh gene encoding malate dehydrogenase; translation: MKVTVVGAGNVGASVAEYVAMKELADEVVILDIKEGFAEGKAMDLNQCATLNGFNAKVIGTTGDYSKTAGSSVVVITSGIPRKPGMTREELIGTNAGIVKSVTENLVKHSPDAVLVVISNPMDTMTYLSAKTSGLAKNKVIGMGGTLDSARFKYRLSEALDCNPNDVKGMVIGGHGDTTMIPLTRLASYNSTPASDYISAERMEQVSADTMVGGATLTGLLGTSAWYAPGAAGAEVVEAIIRDKKIMMPCSVYLEGEYGQKDICIGVPVILGRNGWEKVIELDLNDEEKAKFEASAAAVRKMNDALEL
- a CDS encoding cyclic nucleotide-binding domain-containing protein, translated to MFNPFKKKYSKEELDLIAFMAQTRHFEKLDEDELALFLPSMYLRTYQQDEVVFFSGDPSHALYVIKRGSVALSIDVNDKFEQLAETYRGGIFGDNSLIEDAKRIYTTVITSEKAQLYVIPQINILEIFQSHPEVKAKMMSAFSEIYNEYTTQLFKTYKSHFGFFELSKVYQGKI
- the tilS gene encoding tRNA lysidine(34) synthetase TilS produces the protein MPNEPVFIRFPNEKKLSLIKIFQVSTFLNQVKRYINKNSLFSKEDKLLIALSGGLDSMVLTHLLFQLDFHIAVAHCNFQLRGTDSDADEEFVEAFAKMHKIPFYSKAFDTKAFAKEKKLSTQLAARALRYAWFDEVMKDQGYDYLVTAHHANDQVETMLYNMTKGTGIAGLRGIPLKNDQIRRPLLSIPKADIEAYAKKHQLPWREDVSNQEDKYSRNRLRLNVIPELKQLNPGLEQTLTNNSKRFEALEKLLLHQASTIKSQYLSKYQDSYSLELSWFDEENGGLAILIEILKPFGFNLDQCFSIAEGLSKTSGKQYLSSDYALTTDRSKLQITPKGETKNFLLTITDFPNQITTPWADFSIERVAAQKDWPKDGQVACLDADLVKFPLKVRNWEQGDSFYPLGMKGKKKLSDFMIDEKIPVNLKSRVMLFESDHDIIWVAGYRIDDRYKITSNTKNLLLIKMTNHV